The sequence TTCCGCCTCACCTTCGCCGCGCCGGGCGACGACGGCGGCTGCGGCAAGGTCGAGGGGTACGACGTGCGTTATTCGACGAGCGCCGACGCGAACCTGAACGAACGCACGACATTCCTCAACGCCTCCGCGGCGACGATGTCATCGGGCGACCCGGCGATGGGCGGGCAGAAGCAGACGCTCGTCGTGAGTGCGCCGGACGCGCAGGCGTTTTCGATCCGCGCCTTCGACGACGCGGGGCAGGCGAGTTGGCCGAGCGGCGTCGCCTATCCGCAGTCGGGCGGGGACGACGACCTCGATGGCGATCCCGACACGGCCGACGACGATGACGACGATGCGTCAGCACCTTCAGGCGACGACGATGACGACGACGGGTGCGGGTGCTGATCCCTTAACTCAAACCCTCTCCAGCCGTGCGGGAGAGGGGAGCCCAAGCGGAGCGAGGGCGAGGTGAGGTTCGGTTCGAAAGACCAACGACCGCTCCTCACCTCCGCGTGCGCGGCATGTTCCACGCCTTGCGCTTCTCCCACAGCGTCTTGGTAGTTATACCGAGGTACTGCGCGAGTTCCTTCTCCGTGTGCTGGTCCTGGAACCGCGTGATGAAGTCCTTGGTGTAGTCGGTGATCGACAGCTTCTTGTCGAGCGCCTCCTGACGGAAGCGATTGCGTCGCTCGTAGCCGCGCCGTTCGAGGAAAATCGGCAAGTCCGCACCGACGATCTCCGCGCCCTCTTCCATGAGCACGATGGTCTGCTCGAAGACGTTTTCGAGCTCGCGCACGTTTCCCGGCCAGTCGTAATTCATGAGCATCCCCAGCGCCTCGGCGGAGATGCCGGCCACGCGTTTGTCGAGTCGCGCCGCGAACTTTTCGATGAAGTGTTTCGACAACACGGGGAGATCGTCGAGCCGATCGCGCAGGGGCGGAATCTGGATGTGGACGACGTTGAGCCGGTAGTGCAGGTCTTCGCGGAAACGACCCTCGTTCACCTCCGTGCCGAGGTCCTTGTTGGTCGCCGCGACGATGCGGATGTCGAGCTTGATCGGCCGGCGGTCGCCGACCTTCATGATCTCCTCTTCCTGAATCGCGCGCAGCAGCTTGACCTGCATTTCGAGGGGCAACTCGCCGACCTCGTCCAAAAACACGGTGCCGCCCTGGGCCTTTTCGAACAAACCTTCCTGGGTGGAGACCGCGCCGGTATAAGCGCCTTTGACGTGGCCGAACAGTTCGGCTTCCAGCAGGTTTTCGGGGATCGCGCCGCAATTCACCACGATCATCGGGCGACCGGCGCGCGGGCTCAGGGCGTGGATCGCCTTGGCGAACAATTCCTTGCCGGTCCCGGATTCGCCGGTCAGCAGTACGGTGCTTTTGTACGGCGCGACCTTCTTGATCACCGTCAGAACGCGGGCGAGTTCCTTGCTGCGCCCAACGATGTTGGCGACGAGATCGACGGTCTCGGGCTCGGTCATGCTCGGCCTCCGTGCGCCACGTTTTGGATGAACCTCGGTTTTAGTATTACAATTTTTCTGACAAGACACAACCCGAGGCACTCGGATGCATGACGAATTTTCGTGAGGTCCGACGGGCGCGCTCGCCCCGAAGACCCCGGAGACGCAAACGGCCATACGTGTAACATATTGATTATCATGAGATTTTTTGACCAGCGGTGCGCGGGCGGGTCAGCGGAAGCGCGTCGCGCCGCGATGACGAAATTTTTAGACTGTTCGCAACACCCGGATCGGACGTATAATTCGGGCCTCCTTCAAGGATGTTTACCGCCCGCGACCGGGCAAAGGAGGGTTCCATGAAGGATCGACTTTTCGAACTCGTGATGGTGGTCATGATCGCCGCGGCGACCTTCGCAATGACGGCGTGCGGCGGCGCTGATGACGACGATGACGACGACGATGACGACAGCGGTTACGGCGACGACGACGGCGGTTCCGACTGGCGCGACGCCGTGCCCGACCCGGCGAGTCTGGCGCTGGCGCTTCCCGGCGAGGACAACGTACCCGAGAAAGCGCCGGGGGAGCTGGCCACGCTCTACCACGCCACCGTGGACTACACCCGCGAGGTGAACGCCCACATCATGTATTACCTGTCGTCGATCGACGAAATCACCAGCTATCCGCCGACCGAAGAAACGAGTGACGCGGCCACGTGGGGCCCGTGGATCGAGGACGGACTGTCGCCCGTCGAGATGCAGTTCGTGATCGAGCGCGTGTCGGACGAACACTATTCGTATCGTCTCGACTGGCGTCCGAAAACCGGCGGCGATTGGGTGACGGTGTGGACCGGCGAGGTCGAGACGTCGGTCGAGACCGAGCGGCGCGGCGTCGGCCAATTCACGATCGACTTCACGGCCGCGTGGGAGCTCGACCCGACGATCAACGAGCGCGGCACGATCGAGGTCGATTACGACACGCTCACCGACGGACGGCTCATCACGATCTCGGCGATCGAGTTCTGCGGCGACGAGAACGACGCCGACAATGACAGCGTGCCATGCCCGACGAACGCGGTGTACGAATACCACAACCGGGCCGACAACTCGGGTTATTTCGAATTCGACTACTGGGACGACGTGCACTACAACGAATACGCTGGCGCCGAGTACGCGGCGTACGAGCACGTGTGGTTCAATACCCGGTGGGAAAGTGACGGCACGGGCCGCAGCGACGTCATCATCACCGACGGCGACATCCCGAATATCGTCGAGGACGAATACCAACTCGTGTCGTACACCGGCTCCGAGTGCTGGGCGTCGGACTTTTTGCGCGGCTACTACATCGAGGAGGCGAACTTCGACCCGGCGTATTCATACGTCGTGCTGGAGGAGGGCGACGACACGATGTGCGCGTTCGAGGCCGATCCGCCCGACGTCGATTAATTTCCCCCGGACGTTCAAACGGCCCGCGCCCCAGTGGACGCGGGCCGTTTTCCATTTCACGTGTCGCCGCGGGGCTCGAACTGAAATACCGCGTGCGCGATCGAGAATTCATCCGCGACGAAGTGACGCAACCGGTGCGCGAGTTCGCTCTGCTCGGCGAGCGGCAGGTCGCGCGCGAGTTCCACATAGGCTGTCATCGCGTGCATGCCCGAGGTGATGGTCCACACGTGAACATCGTCAACGAGGGCGATCTCGGCGAACTGGTCGCGGATACGCGAGGTGACTACGGCGGTCTTCACGTTGCGAGGCGATTCTTCCAGCAGGATGCGCACGGAATCGCGCGTGAGCCCCCACGCCCAGATCAAGATCACCACGCAGATCAGCACCGACAGCACGGGATCGATCCACAACCAACCGGTCCAGCGGATCATCAACGCGCCGCCGACGATGGCGACGGACGAGAGCGTGTCGCCGACCATGTGCAGAAACGCTGAGCGGAAATTCAGGTCGTCGTGTCCGGCGCCCGACAGTACAAACGCGGTCACGATGTTGACGACGAGGCCGAAGATCGCCACGACCAACATCTGACCCGCGAGGATGGGCTGTGGCGACATGAGCCGCTCCCAGGCTTCACGCGCGATGAAGAACGTGATGGCCGCGAGGGTGATCGCGTTGAAAAGTGCCGCCAGGACCTCGACGCGGTAGAGCCCGAAGCTGCGCTCGGGCGTGGTCGGCCGCGACGCGACGGCGATGGCGACGAGGCTGAGACCAAGGGCAAATGCGTGCGTGAACATGTGCCCGGCGTCGGAGATCAGCGCCAGGCTGCCCGTCCAGATGCCGCCGACGATCTCGACGGCCATGGTCGTCGCCGTGATCGCGACCGCGATGCGCAGGCGGCGCTTCTCTTCCGGGCGGTGCGTCACGCCGTGGGAGTGGCCGTGGTGGTCGTGATCGTGCCCATGCTCATGGTCGTGATCGTCGTCATGTTCGTGCCCATGCTCATGCCCGTGATCGTCGTCATGTTCGTGGTCGTGCTCGTGATCGTGCCCTTGGCCATGCTCGTTATCGTCGTGGCCGTGACCGCGATGTCCGCCCCCGGCGCGCAACGCGTCGAGCGGTTTGTGTTCATGTCGCATTCGGGTTCCTCCTAACGCAATACGAGCCGCAGCGTGTCCTTCAACTCGGAGAGGGCGTGTTTCGTGCGTCCGTCCTTCACGGCGTCGATGATGCAGTGCTCCAGGTGATCTTCGAGCAATTCCTTGCGCGCGGCCTCCATCGCCTTCATCACGGCGGCCATCTGCTGGAGCAGATCGGCGCAGGGCCGATCCTCGTCCACCA comes from Deltaproteobacteria bacterium and encodes:
- a CDS encoding sigma 54-interacting transcriptional regulator yields the protein MTEPETVDLVANIVGRSKELARVLTVIKKVAPYKSTVLLTGESGTGKELFAKAIHALSPRAGRPMIVVNCGAIPENLLEAELFGHVKGAYTGAVSTQEGLFEKAQGGTVFLDEVGELPLEMQVKLLRAIQEEEIMKVGDRRPIKLDIRIVAATNKDLGTEVNEGRFREDLHYRLNVVHIQIPPLRDRLDDLPVLSKHFIEKFAARLDKRVAGISAEALGMLMNYDWPGNVRELENVFEQTIVLMEEGAEIVGADLPIFLERRGYERRNRFRQEALDKKLSITDYTKDFITRFQDQHTEKELAQYLGITTKTLWEKRKAWNMPRTRR
- a CDS encoding cation transporter produces the protein MTHRPEEKRRLRIAVAITATTMAVEIVGGIWTGSLALISDAGHMFTHAFALGLSLVAIAVASRPTTPERSFGLYRVEVLAALFNAITLAAITFFIAREAWERLMSPQPILAGQMLVVAIFGLVVNIVTAFVLSGAGHDDLNFRSAFLHMVGDTLSSVAIVGGALMIRWTGWLWIDPVLSVLICVVILIWAWGLTRDSVRILLEESPRNVKTAVVTSRIRDQFAEIALVDDVHVWTITSGMHAMTAYVELARDLPLAEQSELAHRLRHFVADEFSIAHAVFQFEPRGDT
- a CDS encoding metal-sensitive transcriptional regulator; this encodes MGHSQHKKRDSVAKRLARIAGHVESIRRMVDEDRPCADLLQQMAAVMKAMEAARKELLEDHLEHCIIDAVKDGRTKHALSELKDTLRLVLR